The following proteins come from a genomic window of Notamacropus eugenii isolate mMacEug1 chromosome X, mMacEug1.pri_v2, whole genome shotgun sequence:
- the CXHXorf65 gene encoding uncharacterized protein CXorf65 homolog, which produces MFISIKHGNNQQFLVNTNCSILLLLHYIKNKVGLPDTELIDLCDEAGTLKLLFLVKFPGESATKLLQARNVFYVCKVERGQLGTENENAYKAFVPLLKEPRHELLDALKLQCDYLEKSRLKMLRGQDTKKILPIDSFMSISTKTIGRMGTSGVGEEETTTRKGVSALAKTKPEATGKKERHR; this is translated from the exons ATGTTCATTTCTATCAAGCATGGAA ATAACCAGCAATTTCTGGTCAACACCAACTGCTCAATCTTGCTACTGTTGCATTATATTAAAAACAAGGTTGGGCTGCCTGATACAG AGCTCATTGACCTTTGTGATGAGGCTGGCACTCTGAAACTGCTGTTTTTGGTGAAGTTTCCTGGAGAATCAGCCACCAAGCTCCTCCAAGCCAGAAACGTCTTCTATGTTTGCAAGGTGGAAcgtggacagctag GGACTGAAAATGAAAATGCCTACAAGGCTTTTGTGCCCCTGCTGAAGGAACCACGTCACGAGTTACTGG ATGCCCTTAAATTACAGTGTGATTATCTGGAAAAGAGTCGACTAAAGATGCTCCGTGGCCAGGACACTAAGAAAATCCTTCCCATAGACTCTTTTATGAGCATTTCG ACCAAAACTATAGGACGAATGGGGACATCAGGGGTAGGAGAAGAAGAGACAACCACTCGAAAGGGGGTTTCTGCACTTGCCAAGACTAAGCCTGAAGCCACTGGCAAGAAAGAGAGACATCGCTAA